From Rhodococcus sp. B7740, one genomic window encodes:
- the scpB gene encoding SMC-Scp complex subunit ScpB, producing MSVDPELELEDGENSEELDDATLASALEAVLLIVDTPASDEQLASAVGASVARVRATLNEMAAALTERTSGIDLRYAGDGWRFYTRTAYAPYVERLLLDGARSKLTRAALETLAVIAYRQPLTRARVSAVRGVNVDGVMRTLLARGLISEAGTDPETNGTMYCTTELFLERLGLASLGDLPELAPLLPGVDLIDEISDSMDTDPRTTRSTKNRGSKPDPAAELDSDD from the coding sequence ATGAGTGTCGACCCGGAGCTCGAGCTCGAGGACGGCGAGAATTCCGAGGAGCTCGACGACGCCACCCTCGCCTCGGCTCTGGAAGCTGTGTTGCTGATCGTCGATACCCCTGCCTCGGACGAGCAACTCGCCTCGGCGGTGGGTGCGTCGGTAGCGCGCGTGCGCGCAACCCTGAACGAGATGGCTGCCGCACTGACCGAACGAACCAGCGGAATAGACCTCCGTTACGCCGGTGACGGATGGCGTTTCTACACCCGAACCGCCTATGCGCCGTACGTCGAGCGGCTGCTTCTGGACGGGGCTCGGTCCAAGCTCACACGCGCGGCATTGGAAACCCTGGCCGTGATCGCATATCGTCAACCGTTGACCCGCGCACGAGTCAGCGCCGTACGTGGAGTCAACGTCGATGGAGTGATGCGTACGTTGCTCGCCCGTGGACTGATCTCCGAAGCAGGAACGGACCCGGAGACGAACGGCACGATGTACTGCACCACCGAGTTGTTCCTCGAACGGCTCGGGCTCGCATCGCTCGGTGATCTACCCGAACTGGCACCGCTGTTGCCGGGTGTGGACCTGATCGACGAGATCAGTGACAGCATGGACACCGACCCGAGAACGACCCGCTCCACCAAGAACCGCGGATCGAAACCCGATCCGGCAGCCGAGCTCGACTCGGACGACTGA
- a CDS encoding pseudouridine synthase — protein sequence MNKPARRDGTPDRNKRQDPRRKPTAGRSDTPRDARRGDRTRDAAPRDGAPRTGAPRAGAPRTGGPRAGAPRTGAPRAGARPAPRKGVEQESFDYKPVETGINDRSNDAVPRKKPSRPKPPKPQKKQVPSTTISNAKPAKHQHTDSSPRKHVPAGEGVRLQKVLAQAGVASRRAAEELIADGRVEVDGRIVTEQGIRIDPNIAVVRVDGTRVVVKEELVHLAMNKPRGWQCTMSDDLGRPCVGDIVSERVQAGQRLFHVGRLDADTEGLLLFTNDGDLAHRLMHPSFEVSKTYLATLFGTIPRTLGKQLREGVTLDDGPVKVDGFQLLDISDGKSLVKVTLHEGRKHIVRRLFDKVGFPVGRLVRTDVGNIVLGDQRPGTLRVLGRGEIGKLYESVGL from the coding sequence GTGAACAAGCCCGCTCGCCGTGATGGCACACCGGACCGTAACAAGAGACAAGACCCACGCAGGAAGCCGACCGCAGGTAGGTCGGACACTCCGCGTGACGCGCGCCGCGGAGATCGCACCCGCGACGCGGCGCCCCGTGACGGCGCTCCCCGTACCGGAGCCCCTCGCGCTGGCGCCCCTCGTACCGGGGGACCCCGTGCTGGTGCACCCCGCACCGGAGCTCCTCGTGCAGGTGCCCGGCCGGCCCCGCGCAAGGGCGTCGAGCAGGAATCCTTCGATTACAAGCCTGTCGAGACCGGCATCAACGACCGCAGCAACGACGCCGTTCCTCGCAAGAAGCCCTCGCGTCCCAAGCCGCCGAAGCCGCAGAAGAAGCAGGTTCCGTCGACCACGATCAGCAACGCCAAACCGGCGAAGCATCAGCACACCGATTCCTCACCGCGCAAGCACGTACCCGCCGGTGAAGGCGTTCGGTTGCAGAAGGTGCTCGCGCAGGCAGGCGTCGCATCGCGTCGTGCCGCCGAGGAACTGATCGCCGACGGCCGCGTCGAGGTCGACGGACGCATCGTCACCGAACAGGGCATCCGCATCGATCCCAACATCGCTGTGGTCCGCGTCGACGGCACTCGCGTGGTCGTGAAGGAAGAGCTCGTTCACCTCGCGATGAACAAGCCGCGTGGATGGCAGTGCACCATGTCCGACGATCTGGGACGCCCGTGCGTCGGCGACATCGTCTCCGAGCGCGTACAGGCGGGGCAGCGACTGTTCCACGTCGGACGCCTCGATGCCGACACCGAGGGGCTGTTGCTCTTCACCAACGACGGTGATCTTGCTCACCGTCTGATGCACCCGTCGTTCGAGGTCTCCAAGACCTACCTCGCGACGCTGTTCGGCACCATTCCCCGCACTCTGGGCAAGCAGCTGCGTGAAGGCGTGACCCTCGACGACGGCCCGGTGAAGGTCGACGGCTTCCAGCTGCTCGACATCTCGGACGGCAAGTCTCTCGTCAAGGTGACGCTCCACGAGGGCCGCAAGCACATCGTGCGTCGGTTGTTCGACAAGGTCGGCTTCCCCGTCGGACGTCTCGTGCGTACCGATGTCGGCAACATCGTGCTCGGCGATCAGCGTCCAGGAACACTGCGTGTCCTCGGACGCGGCGAGATCGGCAAGCTCTACGAATCCGTGGGCCTGTGA
- the cmk gene encoding (d)CMP kinase, translated as MSALVVAMDGPSGTGKSSVSRRLASALEASYLDTGAMYRVATVWVLRSGVEPTDADAVAKAVAALPLEIGKDPLSETVLLDGEDVSGEIRGDAVTKAVSAVSAVPAVRELLVQMQRDLASSSTRIVVEGRDIGTVVLPDADVKVFLTASPEARAQRRNKQNIEQGRDDDYESVLADVQRRDHADSTRAVSPLRPAEDSVIVDTSELDLDGVIERLLLVVNDRSGAVQ; from the coding sequence ATGAGCGCGCTCGTCGTGGCGATGGACGGGCCTTCGGGCACCGGCAAATCGTCGGTATCGCGCAGGCTCGCATCGGCACTCGAAGCAAGCTACCTCGACACCGGTGCGATGTACCGCGTGGCGACGGTGTGGGTGCTGCGCTCGGGCGTCGAGCCCACCGATGCAGACGCTGTCGCGAAAGCTGTTGCAGCACTTCCCCTCGAGATCGGCAAGGACCCGCTGTCCGAGACCGTTTTGCTCGACGGTGAAGACGTCAGCGGCGAAATCCGCGGCGATGCGGTCACCAAGGCCGTCTCTGCCGTGTCCGCAGTGCCTGCGGTGCGCGAGCTCTTGGTGCAGATGCAGCGCGACCTTGCGAGTTCGTCGACGCGAATCGTGGTAGAGGGACGCGACATCGGCACCGTCGTTCTTCCCGACGCCGACGTGAAGGTGTTCCTGACTGCCTCACCGGAAGCGCGGGCACAGCGTCGCAACAAACAGAACATCGAACAGGGTCGCGACGACGACTACGAATCCGTGCTCGCGGACGTGCAACGCCGCGATCACGCAGATTCGACGAGAGCAGTGTCACCGCTTCGTCCCGCCGAGGATTCGGTGATCGTCGATACCAGCGAGCTGGATCTCGACGGCGTGATCGAGCGTTTGCTGCTCGTGGTGAACGACAGAAGTGGAGCAGTCCAGTGA
- the der gene encoding ribosome biogenesis GTPase Der translates to MSEEFFSGAAETAGDGTWSDEGEWEYVDLNEGEDGEDAVAVPTLAVVGRPNVGKSTLVNRIIGRREAVVEDVPGVTRDRVSYEANWSGRRFLVQDTGGWEPDAKGLQQSVARQAELAMNTADAILLVVDARVGSTTTDEAVARVLRRSKTPVLLVANKVDDGRTESEVAALWSLGLGEPLSVSATHGRGTGDLLDRVLEALPETPREGIPGGGPRRVALVGKPNVGKSSLINKLSGDERSVVHDVAGTTVDPVDSLVELGGKTWRFVDTAGLRKRVSHASGAEFYASLRTKSAIEAAEVAILLLDASQVISEQDMRVLSMVSDAGRALVLAFNKWDLVDDDRRQQLEKEIDRDLARVPWAQRVNISAQTGRAVQKLVPALETALESWDKRVPTGRLNTWLKEVVAATPPPMRGGRLPRIMFATQASTRPPTFVLFTTGFLEAGYRRFIERRLREEFNFDGSPVRVSVRIREKRERPGKGNNR, encoded by the coding sequence GTGAGTGAAGAATTCTTCTCCGGCGCAGCGGAAACCGCGGGCGACGGAACATGGAGTGACGAGGGCGAGTGGGAGTACGTCGACCTCAACGAAGGTGAAGACGGCGAAGATGCCGTAGCCGTACCGACTCTCGCCGTGGTGGGCCGACCGAACGTCGGTAAGTCGACGCTCGTCAACCGCATCATCGGACGACGCGAAGCAGTGGTCGAAGACGTCCCAGGCGTCACCCGCGACCGGGTGTCGTACGAGGCGAACTGGAGTGGTCGACGCTTCCTGGTGCAGGACACCGGCGGTTGGGAACCCGACGCGAAGGGTCTGCAGCAATCCGTTGCGCGCCAGGCCGAGTTGGCGATGAACACCGCCGACGCGATCCTGTTGGTCGTCGACGCGCGAGTCGGTTCGACGACGACGGACGAGGCAGTGGCGCGAGTACTGCGTCGCTCGAAGACTCCGGTTCTGTTGGTGGCCAACAAGGTCGACGACGGCCGCACCGAGTCCGAGGTTGCCGCGCTGTGGTCACTGGGTCTGGGGGAGCCGCTGTCGGTCTCGGCCACCCACGGGCGCGGTACCGGTGATCTGCTCGATCGCGTGCTCGAGGCCTTGCCCGAGACGCCGCGTGAGGGAATTCCCGGTGGGGGACCCAGGCGTGTCGCTCTGGTCGGTAAGCCGAACGTTGGCAAGTCCTCGTTGATCAACAAGCTGTCGGGCGACGAGCGCTCGGTGGTGCACGATGTTGCCGGCACCACCGTCGATCCTGTCGACTCGTTGGTCGAATTGGGCGGCAAGACTTGGCGATTCGTCGATACCGCAGGACTGCGTAAGCGCGTCAGCCATGCCAGCGGTGCCGAGTTCTACGCGTCGCTGCGCACCAAGTCCGCCATCGAGGCCGCCGAGGTCGCGATTCTGCTTCTCGATGCCTCACAGGTGATCTCGGAGCAGGACATGCGTGTGCTGAGCATGGTCTCCGATGCCGGCCGCGCGTTGGTGTTGGCGTTCAACAAGTGGGATCTGGTGGACGACGATCGTCGTCAGCAGCTCGAGAAGGAGATCGATCGTGATCTCGCTCGGGTGCCGTGGGCGCAGCGTGTGAACATCTCGGCACAGACCGGCCGTGCGGTACAGAAGCTCGTACCTGCGCTCGAGACGGCTCTGGAGTCATGGGACAAGCGAGTGCCCACCGGACGCCTCAACACGTGGCTCAAGGAAGTCGTGGCGGCCACACCGCCGCCGATGCGTGGCGGACGTCTGCCGCGCATCATGTTCGCGACGCAGGCCAGCACGCGGCCGCCGACGTTCGTGCTGTTCACCACAGGGTTCCTCGAGGCCGGCTATCGCCGATTCATCGAGCGGCGTCTGCGTGAGG